One genomic segment of Dehalococcoidia bacterium includes these proteins:
- a CDS encoding nucleoside-diphosphate kinase, with amino-acid sequence RPIIAAIFEGEDAVAVVRNAMGETDPARSAPGTIRGDLAQDIGRNLIHGSDSEETAEKEIDLFFSKSEILSY; translated from the coding sequence CGCCCGATTATCGCTGCCATCTTCGAGGGCGAAGATGCGGTAGCAGTGGTTAGAAATGCTATGGGTGAGACCGACCCGGCACGCTCTGCACCGGGGACCATCCGGGGGGACCTGGCACAGGATATAGGGCGCAACCTCATTCATGGCTCGGACTCGGAAGAGACCGCGGAGAAGGAGATTGACCTCTTTTTCTCCAAATCGGAGATTTTAAGCTACTGA